The region GCGCAGGCGCCGTGACGATCAGGGTGATCTCGGCCTCGCTGCCCGGCACGGTGAAACGGTCGTTCAGCACCCGCAGCGGTTCGCCCTGCGGTCCGCGCCCGCGCCCGATGCGCGGCGGTCCCGGTCGGTCACCCGCGGGCGATGACAGGCTTGCCTCGAACAGCGAGGGCGACTTGGCGATCACCTTGCTCTCGGCGCTGATCTGCCAGTACCAGCCAGAGAGCGGCAGCGAGAAATTCGGATCGGCCGGCGGGTTGTCCAGCTCGATCTCATCATCCTCGACCTCGACGCCAGCGATCAGCGTGTCGGCGATGGCGCGCATCTCGGCGTCGTAGCGTTCGGTGACGAAGCGATCCAGAACCGCGCCGATGCCCAGGAAGGCCGCCAGCAGCGCCGCGACGATCCAGACCGCCGCCAGCGCCAGCATCCGCGCCCGGATCGAGCGGATCACAGCGCCGCCCTGAGCACATAGCCCTCGCCGCGCCGGGTCTCGATCACGCCTTCGCCGACCTTCTTGCGCAGCCGCCCGATGACCACCTCGATCGACTTGAAATCGCGGTCGGCCTCGGCCTCGTAGAGGTGGTCCGACAGTTCGCTGCGGCTGACGATGCGGTCCTGATGGTGAATCAAATAGGTCAGGATGCGGGTCTCAAACGCCGTCAGCTTCAAGGGCGAGCCGTCCAGCGTGATGACGCCCAACTGCCCGTCCAGCAGCAGCTTGCCGGCGCGGATCACCGGGCGGGCATGACCGGCGGCGCGGCGGATCAGGGTCTGGGCGCGCAGCACCACCTCGTCCAGCCGGAAGGGTTTCACCGCGTAGTCATCGGCCCCGGCGCGAAAGCCCGCCACCTTGTCGGTCCAGTCGCCGCGCGCCGTCAGGATCAGCACCGGCATACCGATCCCCTGATCGCGCCAGCGGGTCAGCACCTCGATCCCCGGCAGACCGGGCAGGCCCAGATCCAGCACCGCCACGTCATAGGTCTCGGTCGCGCCCAGATATTCACCCTCGGCGCCGTCATGGGCCATGTCGGTGACGAAACCGGCGTCCTGCATCGCGCGGGCCAGTTGCTCGGCCAGGGTCCGGTCGTCCTCGACGATCAGTGCTCTCATTTCTTCAAGGCCTCGATCTGTCCCCGGCCGGCCACCTCGAGAAACCGCCCGTCGCGCGCGTCCAGCCGGATCTTCAGCAGGTTGCGCGCCGGGGTCAGCAGGCGCAGCTCCTCGACCAGTTCCACGCCCAGACCCCGCTCATGCGCATTGGGCTGCGCCAGCCGCGCGGCGATCAGCCGACCCTGATAGCGTTCGCCCACGATCCGCATTGCCTCGTGCAGCGGCAGGGGGCTGAAATCCGTCTCGGTCAGCCCCTGGGCAAGGGCTGGTGGTGCGGAAAAGAGAAACAGGGCAAGAAGGATCGCGCGCATGAGGCCCTTGTGGCAGGTGAAAGCCAAACGAAACCCAAACGGACGGTTGGCCTTTGGTTCGAACTCGTTGGGGTAGATGTGATTCGTCAACCGGGGGCAAGGTGTCCCCGGCGCTACCAGAAGAAGGTAAACATCATGAGCAGCATGTTCCGCAATTCCGCCGCGATCCTGGCCCTTGTGGCGGGGCTTGGCGGTGCCGCCTATGCCCAGACCGCAACCCCGCCGGCCACCGAAACCGCGCCCGCCGCGCCCGAGGCGACCAGCCCGGCCCCGGCCGCACCGGCTGCCCCGGTCGAGATCACCGAAGACAACCTGCCCGACCTGCTGAAATCGCTGAACCTGCAGAATATCGACATCGATCGTGACCGCCGCTCCGTCGAGGTCGAGGGTGATCTGGCCGATGGCACGCAGATCGAGGCGCATCTGGACCGGCAGGGCCAATTGCGCAAGATCGAGGCCGATGACGACGCGGCGCTGCCCGCCGCCGTGATCGAGGCGCTGATTCCCGAAGCCGTGCGCAATGCGGAAATGTATGGCCAGTTTGCCAATATCAACGAGATCGGCCTGCCGCCCGCCGATGCGCCGATGAAGGGCGTGATGATCGAGGGCGCGGATGCCAATGGCGAGGAGTTACGCGCGCTTTTCGCCGAGGATGGCACGCTGACCCGCTTTGGTCGCGGCGATGACGATCGCGGCCCGCGTGGCGAGCGCCATGGCGATCGGGGCGGCAAGCACGGGGACCACGGCAAGCGCGGCCATGACATGCGCGGCGGGCCGGATGGCGGACGCGATGGCGGTCCTGACCGCGCCGGCATGGGTGGCCAGCCGCCCGCACCGCTGGACGAGGCCGCCGTCACCACGACGCTGACCGAGGCCGGTTATGCCGAGCTCGGCGCCATCACCCGCGACGGTCCGCGCACGCTGGTCGAGGCGGTGAATGCCGCCGGTGAAACCGTGACGGTGGAACTGAGCCCGCGTGGCGAGGTGGTGCGCGAAACCGCGCGCTGATCGCCCCGGACAGACAGAACGGACGGCGCCTCTTGGGGGCGCCGTTTCGCGTTCAGACGATGTAACGGTCGCGGCGGTGGTTGATGGCAATGACCATGTTCAGCACCAGCGCGCCGAGAAAGCTATAGCCGACCGCCTGCCAGTCGACGAGGCACAGCGCCAGCGTAAACAGCACCGCGTCGAAAATCAGCTGCGCCCATCCCGCCAGGAAGCCGGTCGCATCCTGCAGGTAAAGGGCGACGATCCCGACCCCGCCCAGTGACGCCCCGTGGCGGAACAGCGCCAGAAGCCCGGTGCCGGTGATCGCGCCGACCAGCACCGCGCCGAAGATCGGGTTGATGGTATCAAAGCTGATCCAGCCCGGCATCACGGCGCTGAGCAGCGAGGTCAGCGCCACGGCGACAAAGGTCTTCAGCGTGAAACTCGGCCCGAACCGCTTCCAGCCGAGCCAGTAGAACGGGATGTTGATCAGAAAGAAGACCGGTGCGAAGGACCAGCCGGTCGCATAGGCGATCAGGATCGCCAGTCCGGCGGTCTGGCCGGTGACAAGGCCCAGATGGGTCAGGATGGTCACCCCAAGCGCCGCCATCATCGCGCCAAAGCTGATGCCCTGGGCGTCCTCGATGAGGCTGTGTCGGCGGGGTGCGTCGCTCATGCCGGCCAGATGCCCAAAGGGCCGGGCAAAGGCAAGATCGGCCCCGCACGCCGTGGCAATCCGCCGCAAAAACTATGTCCGGATTTCAGCCCTTTGCCGGGGCCGGTCCCGATGCCCGCGCTTCGCGGCTTTTCGCCACCTGTTTCCGCCGCTAGACATAAGCAAAACGTGAGCAAAACGTGAGGAGACAGGTATGAGCAGCATCGACATCAGCAGCAAGGGCACGGGGTTCCAGGCAAGCAGACGGGCAGTGGCCTTCGGACTTCTGGCCGCGGGGCTGGCCTCCTGCGGGCCGCGCATTCCGGGCGGCAGCACGGGGTCCTCGGGCGGCATGGCACCGCCGCCGCGGCCGGTGCCGAATGCCGATTACGACCGCTGGGTTGCAGGCTTCCGGGGCCGGGCGCTGTCGCAGGGCATTTCGGCGGGCACCTTCGACAATGCCTTCGCGCAGGGTGGCGGCTATCTGCCCGACGTGATCGAGAAGGACCAGA is a window of Paracoccus zhejiangensis DNA encoding:
- a CDS encoding YitT family protein, with the protein product MSDAPRRHSLIEDAQGISFGAMMAALGVTILTHLGLVTGQTAGLAILIAYATGWSFAPVFFLINIPFYWLGWKRFGPSFTLKTFVAVALTSLLSAVMPGWISFDTINPIFGAVLVGAITGTGLLALFRHGASLGGVGIVALYLQDATGFLAGWAQLIFDAVLFTLALCLVDWQAVGYSFLGALVLNMVIAINHRRDRYIV
- a CDS encoding PepSY domain-containing protein, with the protein product MRAILLALFLFSAPPALAQGLTETDFSPLPLHEAMRIVGERYQGRLIAARLAQPNAHERGLGVELVEELRLLTPARNLLKIRLDARDGRFLEVAGRGQIEALKK
- a CDS encoding response regulator transcription factor, with protein sequence MRALIVEDDRTLAEQLARAMQDAGFVTDMAHDGAEGEYLGATETYDVAVLDLGLPGLPGIEVLTRWRDQGIGMPVLILTARGDWTDKVAGFRAGADDYAVKPFRLDEVVLRAQTLIRRAAGHARPVIRAGKLLLDGQLGVITLDGSPLKLTAFETRILTYLIHHQDRIVSRSELSDHLYEAEADRDFKSIEVVIGRLRKKVGEGVIETRRGEGYVLRAAL